The proteins below are encoded in one region of Salvelinus namaycush isolate Seneca chromosome 32, SaNama_1.0, whole genome shotgun sequence:
- the LOC120027373 gene encoding CTP synthase 1 isoform X1 — protein sequence MKYILVTGGVISGIGKGIIASSVGTILKSCGLRVTAIKIDPYINIDAGTFSPYEHGEVFVLDDGGEVDLDLGNYERFLDIRLTKDNNLTTGKIYQSVINKERRGDYLGKTVQVVPHITDAIQEWVMRQARVPVDDDGVEPQICVIELGGTVGDIESMPFIEAFRQFQFKVKRENFCNIHVSLVPQPSATGEQKTKPTQNSVRELRGLGLSPDLIMCRCSTPLENSVKEKISMFCHVEPEQVICVADVSSIYRVPLLLEDQGVVGYFCQRLDLPIETRPRKMLTKWKEMSDRSDRLLEQCSIALVGKYTKFTDSYASVIKALEHSALAISHKLEIKYIDSADLEPNTLTEEPVKYHEAWQKLCSADGILVPGGFGVRGTEGKIQAINWARKQKKPFLGVCLGMQLAVCEFARNMLGWEDANSTEFDPESKHPVVIDMPEHNPGQMGGTMRLGKRRTIFKTTNSILRRLYGDVEYVDERHRHRFEVNPELKEHFEGKGFHFVGQDVEGERMEVIELDDHPYFVGVQYHPEFTSRPIKPSPPYFGLLLASAGKLQSYLHKGCRLSPRDTYSDRSGSSTPDSEIAECSISQE from the exons GTGAGGTGTTCGTGCTGGACGATGGGGGTGAGGTGGATCTGGACCTGGGGAACTACGAGAGGTTCCTGGACATCAGACTGACCAAAGACAACAACCTGACCACCGGCAAGATCTACCAGTCTGTCATcaacaaggagaggagaggagactacctGGGAAAGACTGTACAGG TGGTGCCCCACATCACTGATGCCATTCAGGAGTGGGTGATGCGTCAGGCCAGAGTACCTGTTGACGATGACGGTGTGGAGCCTCAGATCTGTGTCATCGAG CTAGGTGGCACCGTGGGAGACATCGAGAGCATGCCTTTCATCGAAGCCTTCAGGCAGTTCCAGTTTAAGGTGAAGAGGGAGAACTTCTGTAACATCCACGTCAGCCTGGTCCCACAGCCCAGTGCCACAGGAGAGCAGAAGACCAAGCCCACTCAGAACAGTGTGAGAGAGCTCAGGGGACTGGGCCTGTCTCCTGATCTG ATCATGTGTCGCTGCTCCACTCCCCTGGAGAACTCTGTCAAAGAGAAGATCTCCATGTTCTGTCACGTAGAACCTGAACAG gtGATCTGCGTGGCAGACGTGTCGTCCATCTACAGAGTGCCTTTGCTCCTGGAGGACCAGGGGGTGGTAGGCTACTTCTGTCAGAGACTAGACCTTCCTATAGAGACACGCCCCAGGAAGATGCTTACCAAGTGGAAGGAGATGTCTGACAG GTCAGACAGGCTCCTAGAGCAGTGTTCTATAGCCCTGGTGGGGAAATACACCAAGTTCACAGACTCCTACGCGTCAGTCATCAAAGCTCTGGAACACTCGGCCCTAGCCATCAGCCACAAACTGGAGATCAAG TATATTGACTCAGCAGACCTGGAGCCAAACACACTGACGGAGGAGCCTGTGAAGTACCACGAGGCGTGGCAAAAACTCTGCAGTGCTGA TGGCATCCTGGTACCTGGAGGGTTTGGAGTCAGAGGGACTGAAGGGAAGATTCAGGCTATCAACTGGGCACGCAAACAGAAGAAACCCTTCCTAG GTGTGTGTCTagggatgcagctggctgtgTGTGAGTTTGCCAGGAACATGCTAGGATGGGAAGACGCCAACTCAACAGAGTTTGATCCCGAATCAAAGCATCCTGTG GTGATTGACATGCCAGAACACAATCCTGGGCAAATGGGCGGGACCATGAGGCTGGGAAAGAGACGGACCATTTTCAAGACCACCAACAGTATTCTAA GACGACTTTACGGAGATGTTGAGTATGTGGATGAGAGACACAGACATCGCTTTGAG GTGAACCCAGAGTTGAAGGAGCACTTTGAGGGGAAAGGCTTTCACTTTGTGGGTCAAGACGTAGAAGGAGAGCGAATGGAAGTCATCGAGCTAGACg ATCATCCCTATTTCGTAGGGGTGCAGTATCATCCTGAGTTCACCTCTCGCCCCATCAAACCATCGCCTCCCTACTTTGGCCTCCTGCTGGCATCAGCCGGGAAACTACAGAGCTACCTGCACAAGGGGTGCCGTCTGTCTCCACG GGACACGTACAGTGATCGGAGCGGTAGCAGCACCCCAGACTCCGAAATAGCGGAGTGCTCCATCTCACAGGAATGA
- the LOC120027373 gene encoding CTP synthase 1 isoform X2: MRQARVPVDDDGVEPQICVIELGGTVGDIESMPFIEAFRQFQFKVKRENFCNIHVSLVPQPSATGEQKTKPTQNSVRELRGLGLSPDLIMCRCSTPLENSVKEKISMFCHVEPEQVICVADVSSIYRVPLLLEDQGVVGYFCQRLDLPIETRPRKMLTKWKEMSDRSDRLLEQCSIALVGKYTKFTDSYASVIKALEHSALAISHKLEIKYIDSADLEPNTLTEEPVKYHEAWQKLCSADGILVPGGFGVRGTEGKIQAINWARKQKKPFLGVCLGMQLAVCEFARNMLGWEDANSTEFDPESKHPVVIDMPEHNPGQMGGTMRLGKRRTIFKTTNSILRRLYGDVEYVDERHRHRFEVNPELKEHFEGKGFHFVGQDVEGERMEVIELDDHPYFVGVQYHPEFTSRPIKPSPPYFGLLLASAGKLQSYLHKGCRLSPRDTYSDRSGSSTPDSEIAECSISQE, from the exons ATGCGTCAGGCCAGAGTACCTGTTGACGATGACGGTGTGGAGCCTCAGATCTGTGTCATCGAG CTAGGTGGCACCGTGGGAGACATCGAGAGCATGCCTTTCATCGAAGCCTTCAGGCAGTTCCAGTTTAAGGTGAAGAGGGAGAACTTCTGTAACATCCACGTCAGCCTGGTCCCACAGCCCAGTGCCACAGGAGAGCAGAAGACCAAGCCCACTCAGAACAGTGTGAGAGAGCTCAGGGGACTGGGCCTGTCTCCTGATCTG ATCATGTGTCGCTGCTCCACTCCCCTGGAGAACTCTGTCAAAGAGAAGATCTCCATGTTCTGTCACGTAGAACCTGAACAG gtGATCTGCGTGGCAGACGTGTCGTCCATCTACAGAGTGCCTTTGCTCCTGGAGGACCAGGGGGTGGTAGGCTACTTCTGTCAGAGACTAGACCTTCCTATAGAGACACGCCCCAGGAAGATGCTTACCAAGTGGAAGGAGATGTCTGACAG GTCAGACAGGCTCCTAGAGCAGTGTTCTATAGCCCTGGTGGGGAAATACACCAAGTTCACAGACTCCTACGCGTCAGTCATCAAAGCTCTGGAACACTCGGCCCTAGCCATCAGCCACAAACTGGAGATCAAG TATATTGACTCAGCAGACCTGGAGCCAAACACACTGACGGAGGAGCCTGTGAAGTACCACGAGGCGTGGCAAAAACTCTGCAGTGCTGA TGGCATCCTGGTACCTGGAGGGTTTGGAGTCAGAGGGACTGAAGGGAAGATTCAGGCTATCAACTGGGCACGCAAACAGAAGAAACCCTTCCTAG GTGTGTGTCTagggatgcagctggctgtgTGTGAGTTTGCCAGGAACATGCTAGGATGGGAAGACGCCAACTCAACAGAGTTTGATCCCGAATCAAAGCATCCTGTG GTGATTGACATGCCAGAACACAATCCTGGGCAAATGGGCGGGACCATGAGGCTGGGAAAGAGACGGACCATTTTCAAGACCACCAACAGTATTCTAA GACGACTTTACGGAGATGTTGAGTATGTGGATGAGAGACACAGACATCGCTTTGAG GTGAACCCAGAGTTGAAGGAGCACTTTGAGGGGAAAGGCTTTCACTTTGTGGGTCAAGACGTAGAAGGAGAGCGAATGGAAGTCATCGAGCTAGACg ATCATCCCTATTTCGTAGGGGTGCAGTATCATCCTGAGTTCACCTCTCGCCCCATCAAACCATCGCCTCCCTACTTTGGCCTCCTGCTGGCATCAGCCGGGAAACTACAGAGCTACCTGCACAAGGGGTGCCGTCTGTCTCCACG GGACACGTACAGTGATCGGAGCGGTAGCAGCACCCCAGACTCCGAAATAGCGGAGTGCTCCATCTCACAGGAATGA
- the LOC120027423 gene encoding ras-related protein Rab-39B-like — protein sequence MDILWQYQFRIILLGDSTVGKSSLLKRFTDGIYSDVADPTVGVDFYARSLDIEPGIKIKLQLWDTAGQERFRSITTSYYRNSVGGLLVFDLTNHNTFDHVREWHKEVSEHILPHNMVYILIGHKSDLNKDRKVTRDEAEQLAAEMGIRYVETSAKYNSNVDRAFQLLSRDIYELMKMGQITTRDGWDGVKSGLTARVLYPGDEDIEVEPREKSCNC from the exons ATGGATATTTTGTGGCAATATCAATTCAGGATAATTTTGCTAGGAGACTCGACAGTAGGGAAATCATCTTTACTGAAGCGGTTTACAGATGGAATTTACAGCGATGTAGCGGATCCAACGGTCGGTGTTGATTTTTATGCCCGTTCGCTAGACATCGAGCCAGGGATTAAAATCAAGCTTCAGCTGTGGGACACGGCTGGACAGGAGCGATTTAG GTCCATCACCACTTCCTACTATCGTAACTCAGTGGGCGGGCTCCTCGTGTTCGACCTGACCAATCACAACACCTTCGACCACGTGAGGGAGTGGCACAAGGAAGTGAGCGAGCACATCCTGCCGCACAACATGGTCTACATCCTGATTGGCCACAAAAGCGACCTAAACAAGGACCGGAAGGTGACGCGGGACGAGGCTGAGCAGCTGGCGGCGGAGATGGGGATACGCTATGTGGAGACGTCGGCTAAGTACAACAGCAACGTGGACCGGGCCTTCCAGCTGCTCAGCAGGGACATCTATGAGCTGATGAAGATGGGGCAGATCACCACGAGGGACGGATGGGATGGGGTGAAGAGTGGCCTCACTGCCAGGGTCCTGTACCCGGGTGATGAGGACATTGAGGTGGAGCCGAGGGAGAAGAGTTGCAACTGCTGA